In Armatimonadota bacterium, the genomic window CGGGCTGGACGGACGAGGAACGCGCGGCAATGCGGGAACGCGCCCGGGAGCTGCGGGCGGCCGCGCGCCGCGGACCGGAGGCTGACCGGGCGGAGGAGGACGCCGCCGTGCTGGCCCGGATTGCCCGGATGCCCGAACCGGATCGCTCCCTGGGCCGCCGCCTTCATGCGATCATCAGGACCCACGCGCCGGCCCTCGCGCCCAGGCTGTGGTACGGGATGCCCGCCTACGCCCGGGACGGGAAAGTCGTCTGCTTCTTTCAAAGCGCCCAGAAGTTCAAGACC contains:
- a CDS encoding DUF1801 domain-containing protein, translating into MRERARELRAAARRGPEADRAEEDAAVLARIARMPEPDRSLGRRLHAIIRTHAPALAPRLWYGMPAYARDGKVVCFFQSAQKFKTRYATLGFTDAARLDDGDLWPVAFALRKLTPAVEARIADLLARAVS